One window from the genome of Equus quagga isolate Etosha38 chromosome 6, UCLA_HA_Equagga_1.0, whole genome shotgun sequence encodes:
- the RANBP6 gene encoding ran-binding protein 6: MAATGSAGIPATVSGKQEFYQLLKNLINPSCMVRRQAEEIYENIPGLCKTTFLLDAVRNRRAGYEVRQMAAALLRRLLSSGFEEVYPNLPSDVQRDVKIELILAVKLETHASMRKKLCDIFAVLARNLIDEDGTNHWPEGLKFLIDSIYSKNVVLWEVALHVFWHFPGIFGNQERHDLDIIKRLLDQCIQDQEHPAIRTLSARAAAAFVLANENNIALFKDFADLLPGILQAVNDSCYQDDDSVLESLVEIADTVPKYLGPYLEDTLQLSLKLCGDSRLSNLQRQLALEVIVTLSETATPMLKKHTNIIAQAIPHILAMMVDLQDDEDWVNADEMEEDDFDSNAVAAESALDRLACGLGGKLVLPMTKEHIMQMLQSPDWKYRHAGLMALSAIGEGCHQQMESILDETVNSVLLFLQDPHPRVRAAACTTLGQMATDFAPNFQKKFHETVIAALLRTMENQGNQRVQSHAASALIIFIEDCPKSLLVLYLDSMVRNLHSILVIKLQELIRNGTKLALEQLVTTIASVADTIEEKFVPYYDIFMPSLKHIVELAVQKELKLLKGKTIECISHVGLAVGKEKFMQDASNVMQLLLKTQSDLNNMEDDDPQTSYMISAWARMCKILGNDFQQYLPLVIEPLIKTASAKPDVALLDTQDVENMSDDDGWQFVNLGDQQSFGIKTSGLEAKATACQMLVYYAKELREGFVEYTEQVVKLMVPLLKFYFHDNVRVAAAESMPFLLECARTRGPEYLAQMWQFICDPLIKAIGTEPDTDVLSEIMNSFAKSIEVMGDGCLNDEHLEELGEILKAKLEGHFKNQELRQVKRQEENYDQQVEMSLQDEDECDVYILTKVSDILHSLFSTYKEKILPWFEQLLPLIVNLICSSRPWPDRQWGLCIFDDIIEHCSPTSFKYVEYFRWPMLLNMRDNNPEVRQAAAYGLGVMAQFGGDDYRSLCSEAVPLLVKVIKCANSKTKKNVIATENCISAVGKILRFKPNCVNVDEVLPHWLSWLPLHEDKEEAIQTLSFLCDLIESNHPVVLGPNNSNLPKIISIIAEGKINETINYEDPCAKRLANVVRQVQTSEELWLECISQLDNEQQEALQELLNFA; the protein is encoded by the coding sequence ATGGCGGCGACCGGGTCTGCAGGGATACCGGCGACCGTGTCGGGAAAGCAAGAGTTTTACCAGCTTTTGAAGAACCTGATAAATCCAAGCTGTATGGTCcggaggcaggcagaggaaatCTATGAAAATATCCCAGGTCTGTGTAAGACTACATTCCTCTTAGATGCTGTCAGAAATAGAAGAGCAGGTTATGAGGTGAGACAAATGGCTGCCGCACTGCTACGACGGCTTTTGTCCTCTGGGTTTGAGGAAGTCTATCCAAATCTCCCCTCTGATGTTCAGAGGGACGTCAAGATTGAACTGATCCTGGCTGTTAAATTAGAAACACATGCTAGCATGAGGAAAAAACTTTGTGATATTTTTGCAGTGCTGGCCAGGAATTTGATAGACGAGGATGGCACTAACCACTGGCCTGAAGGTCTGAAGTTCCTTATTGATTCAATCTACTCTAAAAATGTGGTTCTCTGGGAGGTTGCACTTCACGTTTTCTGGCACTTTCCTGGGATTTTTGGGAACCAAGAGCGGCACGATTTGGATATCATCAAACGGTTGTTGGACCAGTGTATTCAAGATCAAGAACATCCAGCAATCAGGACGTTATCCGCTAGAGCCGCCGCTGCATTTGTACTTGCTAATGAGAATAATATTGCTCTTTTCAAAGACTTTGCAGACTTGCTTCCTGGAATCTTACAGGCTGTGAATGATTCATGCTACCAGGATGATGATTCTGTGCTAGAATCCCTTGTTGAGATTGCAGATACTGTACCTAAATACTTGGGTCCTTATTTAGAAGATACTCTGCAGTTGAGTCTAAAGTTGTGTGGAGACTCTAGACTTAGTAATCTGCAACGCCAACTGGCCCTTGAAGTTATAGTGACCTTGTCTGAAACTGCAACCCCAATgttaaaaaaacatacaaatattattGCACAAGCAATTCCTCATATATTAGCAATGATGGTTGATCTACAAGATGATGAGGACTGGGTAAATGCTGATGAAATGGAAGAAGATGATTTTGACAGCAATGCAGTTGCTGCTGAGAGTGCACTAGACAGATTGGCTTGTGGGCTCGGAGGAAAACTTGTTTTACCAATGACTAAGGAGCATATCATGCAGATGCTTCAGAGCCCAGACTGGAAATATCGACATGCTGGATTAATGGCCTTATCTGCCATTGGAGAAGGATGCCATCAGCAAATGGAATCAATTCTAGATGAAACAGTTaactctgttttgctttttcttcaggATCCGCATCCTAGGGTGAGGGCTGCAGCCTGTACTACACTTGGACAGATGGCCACAGATTTTGCACCTAACTTCCAAAAGAAATTCCATGAAACAGTGATTGCAGCTCTGTTGCGTACCATGGAAAATCAAGGTAATCAGCGTGTGCAATCACATGCAGCTTCCGcgcttattatttttattgaagactGCCCCAAATCGTTGCTAGTTCTATATTTGGATAGTATGGTGAGAAATCTGCATTCCATCTTGGTGATTAAACTTCAAGAGTTGATTCGGAATGGAACTAAGTTGGCCTTGGAACAGCTTGTGACAACCATTGCCTCAGTTGCGGATACTATAGAAGAAAAGTTTGTTCCCTATTATGACATATTTATGCCCTCACTAAAGCACATTGTTGAACTCGCTGTTCAAAAGGAACTCAAGCTTCTGAAAGGAAAAACTATTGAATGTATTAGTCATGTTGGTCTTGCTGTTGGGAAGGAAAAATTTATGCAGGATGCATCAAATGTGATGCAGCTATTATTGAAGACACAATCAGACTTAAATAATATGGAAGATGATGACCCTCAGACCTCTTACATGATTTCAGCATGGGCTCGAATGTGTAAAATTCTTGGAAATGATTTTCAGCAGTACCTTCCATTGGTTATTGAGCCTCTTATTAAGACTGCTTCAGCTAAACCTGATGTCGCTCTCTTAGACACACAAGACGTGGAGAATATGAGTGATGATGATGGATGGCAATTTGTAAATCTTGGAGACCAGCAAAGTTTTGGAATTAAAACTTCAGGACTTGAAGCAAAAGCAACTGCTTGCCAGATGTTGGTTTACTATGCTAAGGAGTTAAGGGAAGGCTTTGTGGAATATACAGAACAAGTTGTAAAGCTGATGGTTCCTTtactgaaattttatttccatgacaATGTTCGAGTGGCAGCAGCAGAGTCCATGCCTTTTCTCCTGGAATGTGCAAGAACTCGTGGCCCAGAGTATCTTGCACAGATGTGGCAATTCATATGTGATCCCTTAATCAAGGCTATTGGGACTGAACCTGATACAGATGTACTGTCAGAAATAATGAATTCTTTTGCAAAGTCCATTGAAGTAATGGGAGATGGGTGCCTTAATGATGAACACTTGgaagaactgggagaaatattgAAAGCAAAACTTGAAGGgcactttaaaaatcaagaattgaGACAGGttaaaagacaggaagaaaactaTGACCAGCAGGTTGAAATGTCTCTGCAAGATGAAGATGAATGTGATGTTTATATTCTGACCAAAGTATCAGATATTTTGCACTCATTATTTAGTACTTACAAGGAAAAGATTTTACCATGGTTTGAACAGCTGCTCCCATTAATTGTAAATCTAATTTGTTCCAGTAGGCCATGGCCAGACAGACAGTGGGGATTGTGCATATTTGACGATATCATAGAGCACTGCAGTCCAACCTCTTTTAAATATGTAGAATATTTTCGGTGGCCAATGCTACTAAATATGCGAGACAACAACCCTGAAGTCAGGCAAGCTGCTGCTTATGGCCTGGGTGTTATGGCACAGTTTGGTGGAGATGACTATCGTTCTTTATGTTCAgaagctgttccactgctggtaAAAGTTATTAAGTGTGCAaattccaaaaccaaaaaaaatgtcATTGCTACAGAGAACTGTATCTCAGCAGTAGGGAAGATTTTGAGGTTTAAGCCTAACTGTGTAAATGTAGATGAAGTTCTTCCACACTGGTTATCATGGCTTCCACTGCATGAAGATAAAGAGGAAGCTATTCAGACTTTGAGTTTTCTCTGTGACTTAATTGAAAGTAACCATCCAGTTGTACTTGGTCCAAATAATTCCAATCTTCCCAAAATAATCAGTATAATTgcagaaggaaaaattaatgagACTATTAACTATGAAGATCCTTGTGCCAAACGCCTAGCTAATGTCGTGCGTCAGGTACAGACTTCTGAAGAACTCTGGTTGGAATGCATATCCCAACTTGATAATGAGCAGCAGGAAGCCTTACAGGAGTTGCTAAATTTTGCTTGA